The following coding sequences are from one Panicum hallii strain FIL2 chromosome 5, PHallii_v3.1, whole genome shotgun sequence window:
- the LOC112894295 gene encoding probable sarcosine oxidase, translating to MAASLALPQVTASAGHRFEFDVIVVGAGIMGSCAAHAAASRGARALLLERFDLLHHRGSSHGESRIIRDAYAKARYLPMVRLARRLWADAEAECGYRVLTPAPHLSMGPRSNASLVAAVENAGAEEMDLALRWGGAFRVPDGWLTAVSEHGGGVLSATKAVAMFQALAVKKGAAVRDNAEVVSIEKGPEGGVVVKTSSGEEFHGAKCVVTVGAWASKLLRSVAGVELPIQPLHTLTLYWRIKPGCERNLTAKAGFPTFSSYGDPPVYGTPSLELPGLIKISCDGGPPCDPDGRDWVSGDREVTKRVARWIEESMAGHVEAAGGPVIRQSCMCSMTPDADFVIDFLGGDFGEDVVVGAGFSGHGFKMGPAVGRILAEMAIDGKANTAVEAGVELGHYRINRFDGNPMGNAKDY from the coding sequence ATGGCCGCTTCACTCGCACTTCCCCAGGTCACCGCTTCCGCCGGCCACCGTTTCGAGTTCGACGTGATCGTCGTCGGTGCCGGCATCATGGGCAGCTGCGCGGCGCACGCGGCCGCGTCTCGCGGGGCGCGCGCCCTGCTCCTGGAGCGCTTCGACCTTCTCCACCACCGGGGCTCCTCGCACGGCGAGTCCCGCATCATCCGCGACGCCTACGCGAAGGCGCGGTACCTGCCCATGGTGCGCCTCGCCCGCCGCCTCTGGGCGGACGCCGAGGCCGAGTGCGGCTACCGCGTGCTCACCCCGGCGCCGCATCTCTCCATGGGCCCGCGCAGCAACGCCTCGCTTGTCGCTGCCGTCGAGAACGCCGGCGCGGAGGAGATGGACCTGGCCCTCAGGTGGGGAGGCGCCTTCCGCGTCCCGGACGGATGGCTGACCGCGGTGAgcgagcacggcggcggcgttctcAGCGCGACCAAGGCGGTGGCCATGTTCCAGGCGCTCGCCGTCAAGAAGGGCGCCGCGGTCAGGGACAACGCCGAGGTCGTCAGCATCGAGAAGGGGCCGGAGGGTGGCGTCGTGGTGAAGACGAGCAGCGGCGAGGAGTTCCACGGCGCCAAGTGCGTCGTCACGGTGGGCGCCTGGGCGAGCAAGCTGCTCAGGTCCGTCGCCGGCGTGGAGCTCCCCATCCAGCCGCTGCACACGCTGACCTTGTACTGGCGCATCAAGCCCGGCTGCGAGCGCAACCTTACGGCGAAGGCCGGGTTCCCGACGTTCTCCAGCTACGGCGACCCGCCCGTGTACGGCACGCCGTCGCTGGAGCTCCCGGGCCTGATCAAGATCAGCTGCGACGGCGGGCCGCCGTGCGACCCGGACGGCCGTGACTGGGTCTCCGGCGACCGCGAAGTCACCAAGCGCGTGGCCAGGTGGATCGAGGAGTCCATGGCAGGCCACGTGGAGGCCGCCGGCGGGCCGGTGATCCGGCAGTCGTGCATGTGCTCAATGACGCCGGACGCGGACTTCGTGATCGACTTCCTCGGCGGGGACTTCGGGGAGGACGTGGTGGTCGGGGCCGGGTTCTCCGGGCACGGGTTCAAGATggggccggcggtggggaggatCCTGGCCGAGATGGCCATCGACGGCAAGGCCAAtacggcggtggaggccggcgtGGAGCTCGGCCACTACAGGATCAACCGTTTCGATGGCAACCCCATGGGAAATGCCAAGGATTACTAG